The Salmo salar chromosome ssa02, Ssal_v3.1, whole genome shotgun sequence genome segment aactctcttatcttacctcatttgcactcactgtatgtagactttttgttttctttttcctactgtattattgactgtatatttgttttactccatgtgtaactctgttgttgtatgtgtcgaattgctatgctttatcttggccaggtcgcagttgcaaatgagaacttgttctcaactagcctacctggttaattaaaaggtgaaataaataaaaaaatacatatatttcaAGGCTATAATTTAATATAAACATTTAACAATCTAAGAGACAATGAGTCGAGCAATTAAAATCTCAAATTAAATTGcatgaaataaaagtaaaaatcCCAAACAATTTTATACAGTAACATTATTAAGTAGAGCATTTAAATGAAATTCAAAGACATTTTCCTTTTTTTTGTGCGCAATTAAATTGAACAATGATCTCTGGAAGCAAAGGAAGAAGTTAGCCACCATGGTTTAGAAGTTACTCCGTAGTTGGTAATCTAAATGAAAGAAAACAGAACAATAAAAATACTATAGGATAAATACTAGCTCTAATCTtaaaaagtaaaaatattttttttcttacatttctctctctatgACTAAATGATGGGACTTTTTCGCTATACATGAATAAGCTATATCTAAAGAGCATGGCAGTCCTACCTCCACTCTGTGTGATGTATCTGACCCAGGGCAAGGCCTGGTAACCACTCTTCTCTATAATTTTCATGTACCGCACCTTGAGGCACACAGtgtgacagaggagaggagagagatcaggTCAGTGTAACTTGATATAATGGACCATTTGATTTTCCTAACCTGTCCcaaacctgctgttttcaactctctagagacagcaggagcggtagagacacTCTGAATGAttagctatgaaaagccaactgacatttactcctgaggtgctgacctgttgcaccctcgacatccactgtgattattattatttgaccctgctggtcacctatgaacatcttggccatgttctgctataatctccacccagcatagccagaagaggactggccacccctcatagcctggttcctctctaggtttcttcctaggttcctgcctttctagggagtttttcctagccactgtgcttctacacctgcattgcttgccgtttggggttttaggctgggtttctgtacagcactttgagatatcagctgatgtaagaagggctttataaatacatttgatttaaccAAATGAGGCACTTGTAGCCTATGCTACTTTATGCTAAGTAAGTTACCCCTTTGGTTCCGCATAAGCTTGTTTTCAAAGGTCAATACAGTATACTCACAtgggcaagcacacacacacagctcacctgtATCCCTGACACTGTGAAGTATGGAATCTCAAAGTTGACAGTGATGGGAGGTTTGCCCTCCATCTCATCATTCTCCACACTGGGCAGGCCAAAGCTGGCCCGCATCAGAAACTCCTTACCGCcctggagagacacagagagagagacacagagagacacagagagacaaattACAGAAAGAGTGAGATGGTTCATATAGGGCCCTGAGTTTTTCATCCTGATGATGTGTCCTGACCAGAAAAAGAGGCTGGAGTTTTTCCAGGTCAGGAGCCTTAATGTTCTAAATTCTAGGGTACATTATAGACCCATTTCCCGGCCGACGGCCACATCATGAAAAGTTGCACACAGTTCAGAATCATTAAGGGGTTTATTTACATGGGAGTGGGATACAGAATCCTCTGGCTTCAAATGCAGCTTGTGCAATTAACCAGATGGTTATCATCTACAACATCAGAGGTTTGATTACCTAGCAAGTTAGCAAGCCAGTGAGGCAAGGTAAAATACCACAACTAGAGCTAGATAAAGCCAGGAGAATAATATACTTGTTGAACATAGCTGTAGCCATCAGTCTTACGTGTTTTCATGGTCATCACTGTTAAGTTTGTCAAGGTCCCGACATCAGGGTTAGCTATCCTGCTACAGAGCTTTTTGTTGCAAAGATGTGTGCGCTTCACTCGAATGTGACATTTGCTTGAAACCAAAAAATGGCTCTATATATTTGGCCTTGAGTTTTGTCAACAGGGAAGAATGGCTGGAGACAGAAGTGCTGCTTGGATGAAACACTTACAGGGAAGGACTTGATAGTCCACACAGCCAGGTTCTTCTCAGGGACGTATTTAGCGTGGCCAGTACTGGTCTTAAACTTGGGGGAGTCAGCGTCACTGGGGACGGGCACCCGCACCTCCACGTTGTTGGCTACTGACTGCTTCTTGAACTGACCTTTAGCCTATGGAAATAGAGAAAGGCAACTGTAGCATAGGACAATGCATAGATTCATACACCGAGTGTTACTATATAAACACTACCTTAACCATGATCTCGACTCGACTGTGAGAGAACTTCTCGATGACAGACTCAATCCATATCAGAGGCTTCACCTGTTGGGATACAGAATGTAGTTAGTTCTACCGTCAACTGGAAAGCCATTATACTACTttatcagtgatgtagtggtagaaAAATAGGTGGGTAAATGCTGATCGCCGTTCCCTTTACTTTCGAATGCATTTTTCCCAAAATGGTGGGTTAGTGCACAcaccaaaataaaaaaatggtgcaTGAAGTGTttcccctccactacaccactgtacTTGATACAGACAGGGCTTACAGCTGACTCAAGTATTGATTctgttacagtactgtaacagCGCAACGGAAGAGTGAAATTGTATGAGGGAGGGATGAGGCTATTTAGGGAGGTCATTTATGAGGGACACGTGTACATTTTCAGAGACACAATATGAATTTATTAAGGTAACTCACGTGAGTGTTGATGCGGTAGGACATGAGTTCAGACTCTCCGTCAGGAGGGATGAAGGAGATGGTGCGGTCACTCTCGAAACGGGACAGACGAACACACTGGTGAAACTTAACGTCCTCCATCGTTACAGTCTTCCCCTTGtctcctgaacacacacacactcatattcaTCAACATCTAAAATGCAATTGCATCTGAGAAGCAGTGGAGAagcagtgactgtgtgtgtgctcactgctagcctgtgtgtgtattgtacataCGGCCAGTGAGGGCGAACAGCGCGCGGTCATTGAGTCCCAGTCTCAGCTCAGGCATGCCAGACAGCATGGTCTTCAGCTTGACGGTGCCCACGATGTCACTGCTCATCACACTGCCATTGGCGTTCACCTGGGGTCAACGCATGACACAGGGGTCAACCTCTGATGGAGACTTTTTATACTGTAGCTAGTTGATTTATTGAGAGAATGCTCAGCCAATTAAAGATCAAATCCACATTAGGGGAAACAGCATCAGTTTTCACCCCAGCACCTTCGGTATTATTTTTATTCTGTTCAGGAGATAAGGCGGAGA includes the following:
- the ap1m2 gene encoding AP-1 complex subunit mu-2 encodes the protein MSASAVFVLDLKGKVLICRNYKGDVDMAEIDHFLPLLMTQEEEGLTCPIMSHGNVHFLWIKHTNLYLVATTNKNSNASLVYAFLYKVVEVFTEYFTELEEESIQDNFVVVYELLDELMDFGFPQTTDSKILQEYITQEGTKLEVAKTKVPTTVTNAVSWRSEGIKYKKNEVFIDVIESINLLVNANGSVMSSDIVGTVKLKTMLSGMPELRLGLNDRALFALTGRDKGKTVTMEDVKFHQCVRLSRFESDRTISFIPPDGESELMSYRINTHVKPLIWIESVIEKFSHSRVEIMVKAKGQFKKQSVANNVEVRVPVPSDADSPKFKTSTGHAKYVPEKNLAVWTIKSFPGGKEFLMRASFGLPSVENDEMEGKPPITVNFEIPYFTVSGIQVRYMKIIEKSGYQALPWVRYITQSGDYQLRSNF